In Oncorhynchus masou masou isolate Uvic2021 chromosome 28, UVic_Omas_1.1, whole genome shotgun sequence, the DNA window CAGTGGCTTGATTAGGCTCCAGAAGGTGATTAAACTCTTCAGACATGATAAAACATCTCGTCTTTTCTATCTGCCAGGCGATCCAGAACCCCAGCGACGAGGCGTTACAGGAGGCGGCATGGGCGGCCGTGGTCCACCTGGTGGGGAAACTCAAGAAGTTCTACCAGTTCTCCCAGAGATTAGGTATGTCCGAGGCCTAAttttaggatcagtttagcctttttaaGACCACAGTGAATAAAGATGACATGGACAGCTGGGGACCTGATCCTTGATCCAGCGCTCCTACTCTGAGATCAGTGATACGGCCTCTGTCCTGTGCTTCAGGTTACATATGTAGCCCTACAATACCACACCCACACCTGACTGAGACTAGTAATGTGCGTCCTTCAGAGCTTTGGTACACACTATCCTAATTGCAAAAAGGTCAGATAAACGCCTGTGCCAGTGGTTGACTAGCTTCCAGCTTCTCTAGAGGTTTGCGTGTAAGAGACACACCCCTCTCGTGACCTTCGCCGTCTGCGTGCTCGACCACATCGGCGATATCGACTGCCGAGCTGCAGGAAATGAACACGCATTGctccacgcacacacaaacaaatatgcAGAGCAAACCCCCATAGCTATGCATTCATTAACATGATGCTTGCTTGCGCTGCACTCCGACGAGACCTGATACTCCCCTCCTCCCAGAGGTGAAGACTCCTCAttatcatggagagagagagagcgaagaggggggtgggggatgCTAGCCTAGTGCTGCCTGCCTGTGACCCTGCCCCCCTCCTTTCGCCGACCTTAACCCCTTTATCTATTGGAGGCCGGCTGAGACTGCAGTCTCTGGGGTCACGTTAGCTTTCAAGGTCTGCATTATCAAAATGCAGACCCTCCAAAAATAAAAtctgtttaaaaaaattaaattaaaaaaaatctgttttcaccTGCTTTCTAATTAAACAAACCGACATTTAAATACATGGCTCTACTCAAGTTTTCGAGAATGAAGGAAAATACACGTCAGTTCAAGAGGGTGCTATGTGAAAACAACGGTTTTCTTTACCCTATGTTATTATAACCAAATACAAGAATCATTCATCTGAATGGTTTTATAGACAAATATGCTTGTACTCAACAGTGTTGATGAAATACGAAGGCCATACTGTAGGTGTATTGGAAAAATGACACGTTCATGACACGCTTCTGATTGAATTAATTCTGAAtaagattttattttattatttaatgTTCTCCATTGTAACCAAAATGAACAAATAATCTAACTCTGGTTCGAACTTTAGCAAACAAACTAGTCTGAAATTAGCCGCAGAAATATTCTCAACATGAAATGAGACCACTTAGCCTATCTTaccacctcatctccctccctctgttgctCTCTATGGTAAAAATGGTGCATGCCCTAGAAAAGTACAAATGTCAGGACACCTGACCTTTAAAAAAATTGTAATTATCGTTAGGCAGTGATCACCGAGAGAAACTATGCGGTAGCATTTCTTCATCAGAATTGAGTTCGCGAGCTGAGCGGGCACTGTGAACACTTCAGCAAATCTTGAATGAGagttcccaccacacacacaccctccccgcAGGCAGGCAGAGAGTGTGGTTTGGAGGATGAATGAGACATTTTGGATAATCGCAGCAAGTCTATTTAAATAGCAAGTTGGAACTTGAAATTGAATGAATTGGTCAAATATACCTGCATTTTCAGAATGCAGCAAAAATAGAAAAATGTGAAAGATTCTGGTGTGTGTTATGTAATGAAGTAGGTCATCTCTCCGCTCCACTGCTCTGACTCTGGGGGCCACCTTCTCCGCCGACTGactcccctacagacagacagagaggatgactgCTGGCTGAGAGATGACTTTATCAGACGTCTCTGTGTTATCACTCAATTATCTGGGGGCGTATTTCCCAACATGACATTACCTTTGAAACAACCTTCCACAATATCATAACTGTCACTCATCATTCCTGCCTAATCATTTTTAGTAGCGCATCACATTTATTCCTCATTTTAAATGTGATGCTTCCACCAATGGACGTCTTCAGGACAGGAGCCCGTTGACCGCAGGGTTGGAGTAAATACCCGCCGCCCTCTGATCCTCCCACCCATTTCCTCTCCCAAAGTGAACCAAGGTCTGCTGCAGCGCCCGCCTAGTCTATGTGCCCGCATTCCGCTCGCCTGCTCTGCCGTGACCTAATGGGATCAGACGTCCTTCCCCTCAACCCCCTCCAGCAGTGCTAGTGCCTCGATTCCGATACTAGGCCTAAACCCATCTCAACTTCTGTTTTGACTGGGGTGGGGAGTGCAGTCACCaaggccatttaaaaaaaaaattatttatttattttatttcacctttatttaaccaggtaggcaagttgagaacaagttctcatttgcaattgcgacctggccaagataaagcaaagtagttcgacacaaacaacgaaacagttacatatggagtaaaacaaacatacagtcaataatacagtataaacaagtctatatacgatgtgagcaaatgaggtgagataagggaggtaaaggcaaaaaaaaaaaaaggccatggtggcaaagtaaatacaaaatagcaagtaaaacactggaatggtagatttgcagtggaagaatgtgcaatgtagaaataaaaaataatggggtgcaaaggagcaaaataaataaataaattcattaaatacagtagggaaagaggtagttgtttgggctaaattataggtgggctatgtcaGCCCCCTCCTCCTGGCTGCTGCAGCAGAAGCAATACACTGGCCGAAGCAGATGGGGATCATCACAGAATAGCCAACGTGCTCAATTTACTGGACTGCTCTGACTGCACTGCCAGCTTGCATTCCGCCTCTGAAAAACCTCCCTCTGCGGATCACTGTCTTCTGTGTTAAGTGAGCATCGTGGCCAAAGGTCACCATTTGTTTTCATCCTGGGTTATGGCGGTGTGCGTATCTGTGTCTACCTTGTGCTGTACTGAAAGTGGTGAGAAAGGAGTTGAGAGTAAATAGATGCTCAGCGTAATGATTGTGTGCGTACATGCGGAAGTTAGCGTTATTGTGCAACCAGATTAGTgtgtgtggtttggtttggtttttcAGGGTTATGTCATTATTGTAAATCTAGTCATCTTAGTGAGTCTAGACTGAGTCCTTCTTCAGTCTCTGACTGCAACCACATTTTCCCTCATGGACGGTTTTGTCATTGTTTATTCATGGTGAACATCTTAGTGCTTCCGTTGGCTATCTTGAGACATGGAAAATGCAGGCAAATCATTTGTGTATCGATTGCGCTAGGTCGTTGGGAAATGCACAGTTTGCCTGGATACGAGTGGAGATTTAAATAaacttgtatttgtcacatgcttcctaaacaacaggtgtggactctCAGTGAAATGCTTCGTTCTGGGTCCTTCCCACcagtacagagagaaagataatagatacacaatgagtaatgataacttggctaccagtacggcgtctatgtgcaggggtacgaggtcattgaggtagatatggACATATAGttaggaataaagtgactaggcaacgggATGAATAATAAACAccagcagcagcgtatgtgatgagtcaaaaaaggTTAGTGTCAACAGGGTCAATGCAGATGGTCAATGCCGCTTGCTTCATTGTACAGCTTGTATGTTACTACAGAACTGTGTGGTTGTGGTTTAACCAAATAAAGCCACGTGATGTCTTTTTGTTTACCTACTGTCTGAACAATGACGATAAGCCTGGATGAAGagcgcaccccccccccccctctctctcattacaATGAGATAATTAGGCTCATGTCTCATCTCTATCGGATTAGGAGATCTTCCCATCCCCCACCCTCCCCCCCTAGAGACAGCTCTTCCCTAgacacctctcccctcctcaaccCCACATTGTGCCCAGGGCCCTATGCCAATCAGCGCTCAATCGCATGTCCCTGTTTTGTgcagctacccccccccccaattcgGGCAATTGTATTTGGCACACATTTGTGTCATAATGTACATGCCGATTATTATGTTTATTAGGCAGATATTTACCTTTCATCATTCAATCCACAATTGTacattttccccctctctcctcatctgacACCCTCCCCTTGTCCCCGCAGGAAGTTTTAGTTGGCATACATTTTGATATCATGATGTTCTTCATGATTGTTATGTTTATTAGGCAGGTATTTAAACTAATGGTACACGACACACAACCgtctctctaaccccctctcctcGTCCGTGCGCTACAGAGGCGGCGCTGCACAGCCTGCTGGGACCCCTGACCAGTGAGACTTACGACGACCCCACTCAGCACCTGGAGCGTGAGCAGGCACTGGCCAAGCAGTTCGCCGAGATCCTGCACTTCACACTGCGCTTCGACGAGCTCAAAGTACGTCCCATCACATCCCTGGGCCTCCATTTTTACTCAATTTTGCCCAGAGTCCCCAGCATTCTCATTTAATTCATTGCTTGTTGTTGACCTAAGCTATAGCTGTTGTTGGTTGTACATGGTTCAGCTATTCCTTTTtggtagcaagctagctagcactgTCATTAGCATAACACAGTGTTAATACCCTGTTAATTAGGCATTAGTGCTGTACATGATTAAGCCTCAGCCCCTGAACATATAATAAGTATTTAATTGGTACGTTAGGATCGTTTCCTGGGAGTGCTGTAATTCTATAGTCTTCTACACTGctggaatgaatgaatgaacggTGATGTTGTGGATAGGGATGACTAATAGGATAGTGTAGTTGGCTGGGGCTCTTTggtagcatcccaaatggcaccctatgcagtgcactacttttgactagggtccatagggctctggtcaaaagtagtgcactactgtatgtagggaatggggttccatttgggaagcACCCCTTATTTGGGCACCAGTCTTCAACACATAGAAACATGGTTTATAGTTGATCCCAGGGGGGGGAAAACCCACAGATTGCTTGTTTGTCTGAGTCGCAGGCGATACTACAATACAACTCGCAAGGCCTCTTTAGGCACCCTGTTTCCACACACACTCCTCAAACCAGCACCCTGACACCCCCAGGCAGTCCGCCGAGACGCCCCAATTAGCCAGACCCCCTGCCCAGTCTCCCCATACCCTGCATAGGGTCTAAAAGCGTGAAGGTAGGGGGGTGCAAGGTGCCATGCCAGGCACCATTCATCAATCTTTCACTCCCCTTACCCCGACCACAGGCATTGACCTAGTTCGAACACTCGCCCACCCGCCTACCCGCCTACCCGTGAaatggggctgtctggccctggcACTAGCCACTAGCACTGACCGTCTAGCTGTAGCTAAGTGGACATAGACTTGGTACCAGTCCATTATGGTGGAATTACCGTACTGCTCATGCCGGCCAGGCGTTAAGACACTGCAGGGCTAATAATGTGCTGCTAGGGGTAATTAGGGAGGCGTCTTCCTGCATTGGATGAGCAGGAGGTTGATGTGCCGGACAGGGCCCACTGATTGACCAGTGGCTTATTGGAGGTCAGCTATGCTCAAGGCAAGGTTTAATGATCCTCTTTGTGGAAGGAAGGCAGCAGGGCAGAAGGCGGCAAACTTTTTGACTCGAGGGCCACCTCGGGATTTCTAAATTCAACGGAGGGATGCACAGGTTTTTGGGGTCGGATTTTGCTTGTCAAAATCTATTTGAGGGCCAGAAAAAGGGCACTTTTCAAGAAAATACGTACTTTACTTTCTCAAATAAAAAATGGAATCAAATCCGCTGAAGTTATTTGTcacgcttcgtaaacaacaggtgtagactaacagtgaaatgctgacttacgggtccttttccaacaatgcagagatgaGAAAAAATATGACATTAAAACAgaaatagtgacacaaggaataaatacacagtgaataactaACGAGTAGTAAGAACATGGCTATATATCTAGTTTTATCTACTGTATACTCTATTCAGTTTTAGATGTTCAAGAGTGGCATggagtgttttgttgttgttgtttttttgtttttttactcttAAAAATAAGCCCCCatcccccccccatccccattTTTACTTCATTTGTACGTTTTTTTTACTCAAACCTCCCACGGACTGAAATCTGAGCCGTAGTTTGCCCACCCCTGCTTTAACCTGTACTGTCTATCCAGCCTCTCGTCCTCAGTGTTGTTGATGCTTCTGTCACGATGCCAAACACACTGAGCCACTGCTAAAGGGAGCTAACGAGGACTTCATTCATTGACAAGTGAAAATAAATGCATTCTACTTTAAAGGAATGGTGAGGAAGTATCCAGCGGTATAAAATCCGCTTCAGTAAATACATGGACGATTTTAATCATATCAATGTCCTTTTCGTTCCATCTCCGCCCCCAGCTATGTATCTGCCTCGTTTGCTAAAACATCCTATCATGACGATGGTGCATTTGATCAGGAGAGCTGAATGTCTGCTGCCGCAGGCCGTGTGTTCTACCTTCGGACACACAGGCAGGcaaggcgcgcacacacacacacatgcgccaAGCCCTGTTTGTAATGTTCACGTTAATCCTTGTGTTGCAGATGACTAACCCTGCCATCCAGAATGACTTCAGCTATTACAGGAGAACGTTGAGCCGCATGCGGATCAACAATACACCGGTGAGCTGACGTCTATAAACTATGGGGCTGATGGGCTCCAGTTTGGTGGTCTACAGACCCTCTGGGACACGCTGGTGTTAAGGGACCCCCCCGCCCCCCAGGCAGACCCTGTGCCCtactcctcttcccttcctcttcaTCAAGCTCAGCAGGAGGCCAAGTGTTCGTCCTGCTCTACAGGGGGCCATTAACATTACAGGCTATATAGGGGCATTAAGAGCTGTATGAGAACTATTTCATCATTAGCTCTCGCACTTAGTTTGTCATAAATACATTTAAAGGCAGTACAAGTTAAGTGTGTTATCTctaacacccccaccaccaccagtaatTTTATGGGAAAAGGGACATGTATTAGAGAACCTCAGGGCTCAGTATCATGTTTCCTGATATTTGAAACGATTTGGAATGCAGTATTGTTCAGATGAAAATATTCTTGTTATTTAGTATGACAGGTGTCCAAAGGACAATCCAGACTCCTTTCTCCACCCAGCCGTGCTTCAAAAAGACTGACGGTATACCTTTTTCATTGACACCAGAGAAAAGTCTGAATTTTTCAATAGCTCTTTTAGTGTATAAAATGAACAGAATTCACTCTTGTTCTCGAGACGCACGTCTGTGTCTGGCCTGCAGCAGCTTTATTCCCTGTACGACAAATGCCATTACGCAAATGGCCCCCGGACGGTCCGACTGTTAAGACCTGTCACTGTTAGAGCCCGTCTCCGATGGCACCATTTTCCCTTGATGAGGCACTACCCATAAGGctttggtccaaagtagtgcactatgtagggaatatgatgctatttgggacgcagccCCCACCTCTAGCTAGCCACTGAAAATTCCCTCCAGCTCAGCAGTACAAAGGAGCATTACTTTGCACTCAGCATTCAGGCACTGACTACTGGAATCACTGAGACATTTTATACAAAGACACGAGACGTATCTGTTCTGGCGGAAAATACATTTGTTCTTATTCAAACGTGATAATTTTTTTATGTGACACGTCTTGACGTTCTGGGGGATTATTCATTCCGCATTAGAAAATAAAGGCAGTCTTTAAGGCAGGAAAAGCATCTCCTTGCCATTACTGAACATTTTTCTCGACCAGCAACTTCTGGCTCAATAATGTCCACGGTAAACGGtgactttttgttttgtttttacaggcagagggggagaatgaaGTCAACAACGAGATGGCCAACCGGATATCTCTGTTCTACGCCGACGCCACGCCTATGTTGAAGACATTAAGCGACAGCACGACAAAGTTTGTCTCAGAGGTGACGGGCTTCACAGCTTCCTTACCTGGCAACCTTGACATTTGACACTTTTCTCATTAGTAATCGAAGTGTCCAATACAACAATGCCGTTTACAGAAGAAAAAAACATCCCCTCTTTCTGTTTGCTCAGAATAAGAACTTACCCATCGAGAACACGACAGACTGCCTAAGCACAATGGCGAGCGTGTGCAAAGTCATGTTGGAAACGCCGTAAGTGATCCCTGTCCTCACTAAATCAAGATCATGTCATAAACTGCAGATGATCTGGCCCATATTcttaaagcgtctcagagtaggagtgctgatctgggatcagtttagccCTTTAGATCATAAGGAATATAGTTATATGGGCAGGGCGGACCTGATCTATATCAGcaatctgtgtctgtgtttccagGGAGTACCGAAGCCGCTTCACCAGTGAGGAGACGGTCTCATTCTGCCTGCGCGTCATGGTGGGCGTCATCATCCTGTACGACTACGTGCATCCTGTCGGAGCCTTCTCCAAGTCCTCCAAAATCGATGTGAGTGCAGGGAGGAGCTATGTTCCTGTATGCTCCCAGTCCCAGAGGATTGGACAcccgtgcgcgcacacacacaaacactgattcATCTTACATGGTGTTTTCTGCTTCCTAGATGAAAGGGTGCATCAAGGTCCTC includes these proteins:
- the fam49bb gene encoding CYFIP-related Rac1 interactor B translates to MGNLLKVLTCTDLEQEPNFFLDFENAQPTDAEREVWEQVDLVLKDARGVLDELQAYKGAGQEIREAIQNPSDEALQEAAWAAVVHLVGKLKKFYQFSQRLEAALHSLLGPLTSETYDDPTQHLEREQALAKQFAEILHFTLRFDELKMTNPAIQNDFSYYRRTLSRMRINNTPAEGENEVNNEMANRISLFYADATPMLKTLSDSTTKFVSENKNLPIENTTDCLSTMASVCKVMLETPEYRSRFTSEETVSFCLRVMVGVIILYDYVHPVGAFSKSSKIDMKGCIKVLRDQPPNSVEGLLNALRYTTKHLNDESTNKTIKSMLQQQ